In the genome of Phragmites australis chromosome 9, lpPhrAust1.1, whole genome shotgun sequence, the window ATTAGTTTATTAGTTAGGTAAgcattgataatttttgttcaattgagttgGGTAACGATTTGAACACATGTTGGCATATGTATTAGTAGGCTAACCTTCGAGATTATTTCTTCGTACAGAGAAATTGCAAACTAGTCAATGACAGATAAAGATGTGGTATGGCAGCATGGGGACAATTTGGCTCCGGGTTTTAGGTGTAATTATTGCAATAAGTCGAAGAGAGGTGGTGGTGCCACAAgattgaaagaacatttggcagggcgcgGATCAAATGTTGTACActgtgatagggtgcctccagagTACGCgattatttcagacgtgagctAGATAGGGAaaaagataagaggaagggaaaggcagacgagaggcttcggaggcaagaatcagctagagttcaagtagatttgacaagcgacaatgaggacacggaagaggaacaggtgcagcGTACCGTAGGTCAATCGAGGGATGAGGAAGAGTTTAGGAGGAGGTCAGGCGAGTCCTAagagcatggaggtggtagtggtacTGACAGAGGGGGATCTGtattaaagaggatgcttagaaGAGCATCGTCAacaagggagccaccaccaagtgtctgggattacaatgttgctttagCAAAAGCCCTTGTGCAACcgaggattgacaccgggtcatggagtgccaagggaaagaaagcgaaggaagctattggtgtggcatggtccaaattttttcacacttcaggcattcctggcagaagggcggaCGATGCATTCTTTATCGCTGCAGTTaaagaaacacaaaaatggggtgagtgatttagtgtgtaatgaatttattattGTCATACTTATTTCTTTTTGAGGTATGATCATTTGTTCTATAACAGGCGAGGgtgtaccatctccaacagggcgggatatagatggtaagtatctggacgagaacgaaaatgctttaaagaaaatatttgacaagtggaagctagaatggccagaATATGGTGTTACTGTAATGTGCGATTCGTGGACGGGACCGACGCACATGAGCATTATTAATTTCCTCatatattgcaatggtcgtatgttttttcacaagtctgTTGATGCGACCGGCTACAGTCAAGAtgcaaaatatttgaataaggtatattatttttctcagttggtaacatagtatttaaattgttgcatatttatatggttcattcttttattgcaggagataagagcagtggtAACTGATTTAGGTCCAGAAAATATTGTACAGATTGTGACTGATAACGGGTccaactataagaaggcatgCCAGGTTTTGAGAAGGGAATATCCTGCTATCGCGTGGCAGCCTTGTGTGGCACacacgataaatttaatgttgaagTCGGTTGGCGATTTTAGAGAACACGACATTGCCATCCAAAGTGCAAGGGCTATATCACGATGGCTGTACAATCATTCGaaactacatgaaatgatgaaggcagcaattggtggagagttggtgaggtggaatgccacaagatttggaaCTAACTACCTATTTCTTGATAGCTTTCTACGACGAAAGGACaggttcatgcaatggatggcatctagtgagctccagcagtctcgatacattagttctgatattggaagatatgcacatagttgccTATCCAGCTTACCATGGTGGGACAATCTAAAAATGGTTGTTGATTCCGTCCAGCCATTGTATGCATTCCTCCGTTTTGCGGATCAGGACATAGTgccaacattgagtgaggtgctcctgagatacaccatTGTGAAGCATGAGTATGAATCATTGTATAAGAATGATAGGGATTCTTTGGATAAGTACATGGCAATTGTCGATCGTAGAATGAATGATCTAGCCAATGGGACATACATGAATGccggtaatacactcctaccacttTTCAAATGCTTGTGTTTCTAATGCTTTTAGTACTAATGTTTTGATCGTCAACTTGCAGCGGCCGCTTTGAACCCCCGCACGCATTACGCGTATGGCACAGGTCCAaccttgttcgaagatctccgTGAGGCATTTGAGCGGCTGACTGATGTTACTACTGCCgcggaagcacttattgaggcTGAAACGTATTGGACAAAGTCTCTCTCATTCTCAGGTCCTCTAGCTGCACGGATGGCTTGTGACGGCAGGACTCATCCGGGTACGAAGATTTTTACATATCTATCTGAGCCTCATATCACTATACCTACTTTTCTGAGCCTCATATCACTatacctacttgcagcgcaatggtgGTCCATCTTTGGTTcatctacacctacactatcaATGCTTACTAGATGCCTAGTGTCACAGTGCGCCTCATCTAGTGGttgtgagaggaactggagtacatttgctttcatccacaccaaagttcgcaaccgattaagctacaagaagctccataagttggtgtatgtcaactacaacctgagaatacagaacaacttggatgcaggtatcaggtcaactcttgatgatgatccatttcagcggcttatggagctcacattgaatgaggaTAACAATCCGCTCCGGGACTGGATGAAGACCGGGAGATCAAATGCAGCCCCTGAGCTTGAcgaggaggacacagatagcGACGTACCCTTGCCTactcacctggtgacagacACAGTGAACACACCTGACTTGCAACAATGGGCTGCTACAACGGTTGGTGACacacacacgggaaagaggaagaagcaaatgacgcaaagaaagaagagcaagaggactaagggcaagggcaaaagacaagtgcaaagcgatgagagcatgaatagtgacccaaagagcccaacttaccaagaatcgaatgacagcagctcaaagactgacagcggtgatgatgatggtcagggCGGTGATGCTCATCCAGGCCAAACATCTGTGGTTCCTCctgtgcaattcactggtgagagtcagttttcaCATGCCACGCAAGATCAG includes:
- the LOC133927950 gene encoding uncharacterized protein LOC133927950; the protein is MLRRASSTREPPPSVWDYNVALAKALVQPRIDTGSWSAKGKKAKEAIGVAWSKFFHTSGIPGRRADDAFFIAAVKETQKWGEGVPSPTGRDIDGKYLDENENALKKIFDKWKLEWPEYGVTVMCDSWTGPTHMSIINFLIYCNGRMFFHKSVDATGYSQDAKYLNKVYYFSQLVT